One Glycine soja cultivar W05 chromosome 2, ASM419377v2, whole genome shotgun sequence genomic region harbors:
- the LOC114378530 gene encoding uncharacterized protein LOC114378530 — protein MAVTTPCLNATEKKHWWLTNRKIVEKYMRDARSLIATQEQSEIASALNLLDAALAIYPRLDEALELRARSLLYLRRFKDVADMLQDYIPSLRMSNNDDSGSSSVSSDSSLSREGVKLLPSSPSDQTFKCFSFSDLKKKVMAGMCKTCHKEGYWRYLVLGKACCHLGLMEDAMVLLQTGKRLATAAFRRESVCWSDDSFSLSNSLFSGDTPTPTTPPRAPLLESEAVTQLLAHIKLLLRRRAAALAALDAGLHSEAIRHFSKIVDGRRGAPQGFLAECYMHRASAHHSAGRIADSIGDCNRTLALDPTCIHALETRASLLESIRCFPDSLHDLEHLKLLYNTILRDHKLAGPTWKKRHHSVRYREIPGKLCALTVKTQELKQRIASGDTGNVDYHALIGLRRGCGRSELQRAHLLLCLKHKPDKATCFMERCELADERDLDSVKERAKMSALLLYRLLQKGYTNVMGTIMEEEAAAEKQRKKVLEAQLMSNEKLEDKKCTVSSPSTANPSVYQGVFCRDIAVVGNLLSQSGFNRSIPVKYEAMSC, from the exons ATGGCCGTGACCACTCCCTGTCTCAATGCCACAGAAAAGAAGCACTGGTGGCTTACCAACAGAAAG ATCGTAGAGAAATACATGAGAGACGCTCGGAGTCTGATAGCGACGCAGGAACAGAGCGAGATCGCTTCAGCGCTGAACCTTCTCGACGCGGCTCTGGCGATCTATCCGCGGCTCGACGAAGCGCTGGAGCTGAGAGCGAGGTCGCTGCTGTATCTGAGAAGGTTCAAAGACGTGGCGGATATGCTTCAGGACTACATTCCGAGCCTGAGAATGTCGAACAACGACGACTCTGGTTCTTCGTCTGTTTCTTCGGATAGTTCCCTTTCGAGGGAGGGTGTGAAGCTTCTCCCTTCCTCGCCCTCCGATCAGACTTTCAAGTGCTTCTCTTTCTCTGACTTGAAGAAGAAGGTTATGGCAGGCATGTGTAAAACTTGCCACAAAGAAGGGTATTGGAG ATACTTGGTTCTGGGGAAAGCATGTTGCCACCTAGGCCTAATGGAAGACGCAATGGTCCTTCTCCAAACCGGCAAACGCCTAGCCACCGCCGCATTCCGCCGCGAGAGCGTGTGCTGGTCCGACGACAGCTTCTCCCTCTCCAACTCCCTCTTCTCCGGCGACACCCCCACCCCCACCACCCCACCCCGCGCCCCACTCCTGGAGTCCGAAGCCGTCACCCAACTCCTCGCCCACATAAAGCTCCTCCTCCGCCGCCGTGCCGCCGCCCTCGCCGCCCTGGACGCCGGCCTCCACTCGGAAGCCATCCGGCACTTCTCAAAAATCGTGGACGGCCGCCGCGGCGCCCCTCAGGGCTTCCTCGCGGAGTGCTACATGCACAGAGCCTCCGCGCACCACTCGGCCGGGCGAATCGCGGACTCAATCGGCGACTGCAACAGAACCCTCGCCCTGGACCCCACCTGCATCCACGCCCTCGAAACCCGAGCCTCCCTCCTCGAATCCATTCGGTGCTTCCCAGACTCCCTCCACGACCTCGAACACCTCAAGCTCCTCTACAACACCATCCTCCGGGACCACAAGCTCGCGGGCCCCACCTGGAAGAAGCGCCACCACAGCGTACGCTACAGAGAAATCCCCGGGAAGCTCTGCGCTCTCACCGTAAAAACCCAGGAACTCAAACAGAGGATCGCTTCCGGGGACACCGGGAACGTGGACTACCACGCGCTCATCGGGTTGCGGCGCGGGTGCGGGCGTTCGGAGCTGCAGAGGGCGCATCTGTTGTTGTGTCTGAAACACAAACCCGACAAGGCCACGTGCTTCATGGAGCGGTGCGAGCTGGCGGACGAGCGCGACCTCGACTCGGTTAAGGAAAGGGCGAAAATGTCGGCGCTGTTGCTCTACAGGTTGCTCCAGAAGGGTTACACCAATGTGATGGGTACCATCATGGAGGAGGAGGCTGCTGCCGAGAAGCAGAGGAAGAAGGTTCTAGAAGCTCAATTGATGAGTAATGAGAAATTGGAAGACAAGAAGTGCACCGTTTCATCGCCTTCGACGGCGAACCCCTCTGTTTATCAGGGGGTGTTTTGCCGCGATATTGCGGTGGTTGGGAACTTGCTTTCGCAATCGGGGTTCAACCGCTCCATTCCGGTGAAGTACGAGGCGATGAGCTGCTGA
- the LOC114378535 gene encoding BRCT domain-containing protein At4g02110-like — protein MIEATYSSRMFRGVRFVLRGFNPVAENQIRFKLVNGGGVDVGQYGGSCTHVIVDNIAYDDPVCVAARNDRKTVVTALWVEHSADIGMPVDATSVMYRPLKDLDGIPGAKDLIMCLTGYLRQDRDDIMTMVGLMGAQFSKPLVANKVTHLICYKFEGEKYELANKLGTIKLVNHRWLEDCLKEWVLLPEDKYNKSGFELETMVEEAKDSEEEAEDSKLGQSGGRNRKQSPLGSKIGIAATPGLSKSVREASKALPDSTGLQVLPNVNNGENSLTIPGNKSRPDQDSSFHNVDDSKISYWASDVSRHSISCQLPDKYVKISESKNADSPKAPGCQDLGNMGNTNSSGQKPALHGDISESKKLTSDLRAPSASAVGVAHSNEKLRTVSYSTKNQNGFTLPRILDESSGREGNNCDNNKVKRASKGVKSISVEVSGKGNDFIKEDEPISLLPQKRINEASFTKLKSRKKTCVPSANGKSQGLKVTSQVDEPPEVDDYFSIGKDGINNSNTCLVLKPSGSTSNSLAFDELFSRNANPESVQCDNVCQNSPKTAVQSLSESKINGKPDITDSGMQQVDGDEAEQHNVTRNLDCSSLGNKKSCNVESAGCTKLDLITEESNKLVRNSPRKKSVAKRSLGSKPKLGATAKQKKSLSLTKTSLQGEGVTCSSGSKEIATCDAKMHQGCPKIFDVNKTTEQEIVGKNAEDAGDRTEFLDDETEAPDDKCEYELGMALDEDLVHLSKKPYTAKEEKSEAICPATKCEEAMPPKKGTNKTEKQKTSSLPVKHQARKGSAGKVKATVSKYAEDDGDRTELVNDEIEAPDDKCEYELRMALNEESHLSKKSDTATEEKSEVICPATKCEETMPPKKGTKKTEKQKPSSLVVKNQARKCPAGNAKATVAKELSKSNMAVSGEKIPNETGHEPEIETMEEMSLPDDKSDESAVQRNKSENFSEEKENKPIDGEQGRSNGNPTIKSSVRPAKIKSKKSGLNPSITESNTRVKTEAACFILSGHRLQRKEFQQVIKRLKGRVCRDSHQWSYQATHFIAPDPIRRTEKFFAAAASGRWILKTDFLTASSQAGKLLAEEPYEWHQNGLSEDGTINMEAPRKWRLLKERTGHGAFYGMRIVVYGDCIAPPLDTLKRVIKAGDGTILATSPPYTRFLGTGIDYAVVSPGMPRVDTWVQEFLKHEIPCVVADYLVEYVCKPGFSLERHVLYGSHAWAEKSFDKLKSKAEEIVEELVAPEDSRDDDIICKVCGSRDRGDVMLICGDESGSVGCGIGTHIDCCDPPLTAVPEEDWFCPKCSSTRNCSNKPSKRKKTVLSSSKCT, from the exons ATGATTGAAGCGACTTACTCATCGCGAATGTTTCGCGGTGTTCGTTTCGTTCTCCGTGGCTTCAATCCCGTCGCCGAAAATCag ATCCGGTTCAAGCTTGTGAATGGCGGCGGAGTCGACGTAGGACAGTACGGTGGGAGTTGCACGCACGTCATTGTTGATAACATTGCTTAT GACGATCCTGTGTGTGTTGCTGCTAGAAATGATCGGAAGACGGTTGTGACCGCATTGTGGGTTGAACACAGTGCTGATATTGGAATGCCTGTTGATGCTACTTCG GTTATGTACAGACCTCTTAAAGACTTAGATGGAATACCAGGTGCAAAGGATTTGATAATGTGCTTGACTGGTTATCTACGTCAGGATCGGGATGACATTATG ACAATGGTTGGCCTAATGGGTGCACAGTTTTCTAAGCCTTTGGTGGCAAACAAGGTTACTCATCTCATATGCTACAAATTTGAAG GAGAGAAGTATGAGCTTGCCAACAAATTGGGCACAATAAAGCTAGTTAATCATCGTTGGTTGGAAGATTG CTTGAAGGAATGGGTGCTTCTTCCCGAAGACAAATATAACAAGAG TGGTTTTGAACTAGAGACGATGGTGGAAGAGGCTAAGGATTCTGAGGAAGAGGCTGAAGATTCTAAGCTGGGACAATCAGGGGgaagaaatagaaaacaaaGCCCCCTTGGTTCTAAAATTGGTATAGCTGCTACTCCTGGATTGTCGAAATCAGTAAGAGAGGCATCTAAGGCCTTACCAGATTCTACTGGTCTACAGGTCTTGCCAAATGTCAATAACGGTgaaaactctttaaccattcCAGGAAATAAGAGCAGACCTGATCAAGACTCGAGCTTTCATAATGTTGATGACTCTAAGATAAGCTATTGGGCTTCTGATGTTTCTAGACATTCTATATCATGTCAGTTACCTGACAAATATGTAAAGATCAGTGAGTCTAAGAATGCTGATTCTCCAAAGGCACCTGGCTGCCAGGATCTTGGCAATATGGGAAATACAAATTCGTCTGGTCAGAAGCCTGCTCTGCATGGCGACATCTCAGAGTCTAAGAAATTGACAAGTGACTTGAGAGCACCTTCTGCAAGTGCTGTTGGAGTTGCACATTCAAATGAAAAGCTTAGAACTGTGAGTTATTCTACGAAGAACCAAAACGGATTTACTCTCCCAAGGATCTTAGATGAAAGCTCAGGCAGAGAAGGCAACAACTGTGATAACAATAAGGTTAAAAGGGCTAGTAAGGGTGTCAAATCTATCAGTGTTGAAGTTTCTGGGAAaggaaatgattttattaaagaaGATGAGCCAATTAGTttattgcctcaaaagaggatAAATGAAGCTTCTTTTACTAAATTAAAATCGAGAAAGAAGACTTGTGTCCCGTCAGCAAATGGTAAATCTCAAGGATTAAAAGTGACATCTCAGGTTGATGAGCCACCTGAAGTCGATGACTATTTTTCTATAGGCAAAGATGGTATAAATAACTCAAACACTTGCTTAGTTTTGAAACCTTCAGGCTCTACCTCCAACTCACTGGCATTTGATGAGCTTTTTTCAAGAAATGCAAACCCAGAATCTGTTCAGTGTGATAATGTCTGTCAGAATTCACCAAAAACGGCTGTTCAGAGCTTAAGTGAATCTAAAATTAATGGCAAGCCTGATATCACAGATTCTGGAATGCAACAAGTTGATGGGGATGAAGCAGAGCAACATAATGTCACTAGAAATCTAGATTGTTCTTCTCTGGGAAACAAAAAGTCATGTAATGTGGAATCTGCTGGTTGTACTAAATTGGATTTAATCACTGAAGAAAGTAATAAACTGGTTAGAAACTCACCCCGAAAGAAGTCGGTTGCCAAGAGAAGTTTGGGTTCTAAACCTAAATTAGGTGCCACTGCTAAACAGAAAAAATCACTTTCCCTGACTAAAACTTCCCTGCAAGGTGAAGGTGTAACTTgttccagtggaagcaaagagaTTGCAACTTGTGATGCGAAGATGCATCAGGGATGTCCCAAAATCTTTGATGTTAATAAAACAACAGAGCAAGAAATTGTTGGTAAAAATGCAGAAGATGCTGGTGACAGAACTGAGTTTTTGGACGATGAAACCGAGGCTCCAGATGACAAATGTGAATATGAGTTAGGAATGGCCCTTGATGAAGACTTGGTTCATCTTTCAAAAAAGCCATATACAGCAAAAGAAGAGAAGTCAGAAGCAATCTGCCCTGCAACAAAATGTGAAGAGGCAATGCCTCCTAAGAAAGGCacaaataaaactgaaaaacagaaaacatcTTCACTGCCAGTAAAGCATCAAGCAAGAAAAGGTTCTGCGGGTAAAGTCAAGGCCACAGTTAGTAAATATGCTGAAGATGATGGTGACAGAACTGAGCTTGTGAACGATGAAATTGAGGCCCCAGATGACAAATGTGAATACGAGTTACGAATGGCACTCAATGAAGAATCTCATCTTTCCAAAAAGTCAGATACAGCAACAGAAGAGAAGTCGGAAGTAATTTGCCCTGCAACAAAATGTGAAGAGACAATGCCTCCTAAGAAAGGcacaaaaaaaactgaaaaacagAAGCCATCTTCACTGGTAGTAAAGaatcaagcaagaaaatgtCCTGCTGGTAATGCCAAGGCAACAGTTGCCAAGGAATTATCGAAATCTAATATGGCAGTATCAGGGGAGAAGATTCCTAATGAGACTGGGCATGAGCCAGAGATAGAAACCATGGAAGAAATGTCCCTTCCTGATGATAAAAGTGACGAGTCAGCTGTTCAAAGAAATAAGTCAGAGAATTTTTCTGAAGAGAAGGAGAATAAGCCAATTGATGGAGAGCAGGGCAGAAGCAATGGTAATCCAACTATTAAATCTAGTGTAAGGCCAGCAAAGATCAAGTCTAAGAAATCGGGGCTCAATCCATCTATAACAGAATCTAACACGAGAGTAAAAACTGAAGCCGCATGTTTTATATTAAGTGGGCATCGTCTACAGAGAAAAGAGTTTCAACAAGTAATCAAGCGTTTAAAAGGAAGGGTTTGCCGGGATTCTCACCAGTGGTCATATCAGGCAACACACTTCATAGCTCCAGACCCCATACGCAGGACAGAGAAATTTTTTGCTGCTGCTGCATCAGGAAG GTGGATTCTTAAAACTGATTTCCTAACTGCCAGTAGCCAGGCAGGAAAATTGTTGGCAGAGGAGCCTTATGAGTGGCACCAGAATGGTCTCAGTGAGGATGGCACAATCAATATGGAGGCTCCGAGAAAGTGGCGGTTGTTGAAAGAAAGAACAGGTCATGGAGCCTTCTATGGAATGCGTATTGTTGTGTACGGCGATTGCATTGCTCCAcctttg GATACTCTGAAACGTGTCATCAAAGCTGGAGATGGAACAATATTAGCAACTTCTCCTCCTTATACCCGCTTCCTTGGTACCGGAATCGACTATGCTGTAGTTAGCCCTGGCATGCCACGTGTTGACACGTGGGTCCAAGAGTTCTTAAAACATGAGATACCTTGTGTTGTAGCGGACTACTTGGTTGAGTATGTTTGCAAGCCCGGGTTCTCCCTTGAGAGACATGTATTATATGGCAGTCATGCTTGGGCAGAGAAATCATTTGATAAACTTAAAAGCAAGGCAGAAGAGATTGTTGAAGAACTCGTTGCTCCTGAAGATTCCCGTGATGATGATATAATTTGCAAAGTATGTGGATCCCGGGATAGAGGAGATGTAATGCTGATTTGTGGTGATGAAAGTGGTTCCGTCGGGTGTGGAATCGGTACCCATATCGATTGCTGCGATCCTCCACTAACAGCTGTCCCTGAGGAGGATTGGTTTTGCCCAAAGTGCAGTAGCACCCGAAACTGCTCAAACAAACCCAGTAAAAGGAAAAAGACTGTCTTATCTTCATCCAAGTGTACGTAA
- the LOC114378541 gene encoding proteasome subunit alpha type-5-like — MFLTRTEYDRGVNTFSPEGRLFQVEYAIEAIKLGSTAIGLKTKEGVVLAVEKRITSPLLEPSSVEKIMEIDEHIGCAMSGLIADARTLVEHARVETQNHRFSYGEPMTVESTTQALCDLALRFGEGDEESMSRPFGVSLLIAGHDENGPSLYYTDPSGTFWQCNAKAIGSGSEGADSSLQEQFNKDLTLQEAETIALSILKQVMEEKVTPNNVDIAKVAPTYHLYTPSEVEAVISRL; from the exons ATGTTTCTCACAAG GACTGAGTATGACCGAGGAGTCAACACCTTTTCCCCCGAAGGACGTTTGTTTCAGGTTGAGTATGCAATCGAAGCCATCAAG CTGGGATCAACTGCGATTGGGTTGAAGACCAAAGAGGGTGTTGTCCTCGCAGTTGAAAAGCGCATCACTTCGCCGCTCCTG GAGCCTAGTAGTGTTGAGAAAATTATGGAAATTGATGAGCACATAGGTTGTGCAATGAGTGGGTTGATTGCAGATGCTCGAACACTTGTTGAGCATGCACGGGTGGAAACTCAG AATCATAGGTTCTCCTATGGTGAGCCGATGACTGTTGAGTCCACCACCCAAGCTCTTTGTGATCTAGCCTTGCGTTTTGGTGAAGGTGATGAAGAATCCATG TCTCGCCCATTTGGAGTTTCTCTCCTCATTGCTGGCCATGATGAGAATGGACCTAGCTT ATACTACACTGATCCATCGGGCACATTTTGGCAATGCAATGCAAAAGCTATTGGTTCAGGGTCCGAAGGCGCAGACAGTTCTCTACAAGAACAATTCAACAAG GACCTAACCCTTCAAGAAGCCGAGACAATTGCTTTATCCATTTTGAAGCAAGTTATGGAAGAGAAG GTCACTCCCAACAACGTTGACATTGCCAAGGTGGCTCCAACATATCATCTTTATACCCCCTCTGAGGTGGAAGCTGTGATAAGCCGtctatga